A region of the Leishmania panamensis strain MHOM/PA/94/PSC-1 chromosome 21 sequence genome:
cttttctctgttgaATGTACGTTGTGGCTGGCTGTTGTCTACacaccttctcttctcccccatTCCTCAGAAGCACCTGAACATCATAACTATCCTCTGTGAAACACATACGAAAAGAGGCATCccgttcccccctccctccccccacgaGCCGTGGCCGGAGCGCCTCTACTTCCcttcagagagagagagagggagcgagagagcaaccacaaccacaacaCCCACTCCcatctttcttctccctcgtgGTGTTTCTGATTTGTGAACGAGTTTTTCTTCTGTCTTCCTACCTTTCTAGTGCTCCAGTGCCCatcctccttcttcttccccgccccctccccctgtgaGCACATTTTCTCACTCGTAATGCcacgcgcccccctccttctctccttctctcgttgCTGTCTTTCCTGTTGCTTGCTGAGTCTTTTTTCGCCCATCTGCATCTTGGCCCAGCGTGACGACCCCGCTTTGCCTTCCTCCtgcaccctctcctcccccctttcgcaACATCcactccacccaccctcctTGGCGGTGCATGCGTAGGTGTATGTCTGCGCGCGTagacagcggcagctgcatcggTCAACcagggaaagaggaacaCCCGAAATGAATTGAAAGTACGGCTAAGGAGAGCCAATCGGTCTGCTGTACACTGTATGGACTCTGAGGCAGGTATGCACAACGACGACTGCGATGATGCGCAGTCGCTGGTTCTACCGGTGGAGGAAGGCGCGTCCTCTGCGGTCATCGTGGATGCGGCCCATGCGGGGCACCACGACGTCTCTTGTTCTCTATCGGAAGCGACAGCTGCGTCGACCTTGGCGTTCCCGCTGCCGACTCCTGCCGCGCGTCTCTTTACTTCGCGGCGGCTTGTGAGTGACGCGTCCTCCGTGGCCGGCATGCGTCCGTTACGTTGGCCGAGCACCTCGTCGCCACGTACTTTGGGAAGTTCTGTTGTGACCTTTGCGCCTTCCACCCAATATGATcagtgccgccagcgcaCCAATGTGGCGTTACGGAGAGCTGACGACGTGTCGCGCCTCGCACTTCCGGGCCCCTTTCTGGAGTCACCGTTGTCGTTCATGTTGGCTCCAGAAGGGCTGGTGACCGACCCCGCGTTGAGGGCCGTCAGACTACCGCATCCCCGCGACATTACCAGCCGCCCACCCATACTGTCGCCACAGCGGGCACCGTCATCTACACAGAGCGAGGACCTCAGGGACGTTACAGTGAAGGACTTCAACGACACCTCGTCCTCCGCTGACTCCGCGTGCTCTACAAATTCATCATCGACGACACTCCTCGACAGTGACACCCCTGCCGTGCGGCCGCGCACACCGCCCTCATTGGCGCTTGGGCTGTTGCTCCCCAACGCGTCTCTGCGAGCGCCATCTGACGGCAGGCACTGGAGCTTTCCCTTAGTGACGGGTGATATGGGCAGCTCAGTTGTTGCCGCCGTTAGCGCTACTGCTGATGCATCGACGCCGTCGCTCACGGACATCAGTGACGTCTCCTTCACCTTGCTCGAGCCAGAGAAGCTGGGGAGCACGGCGACGCATTGGCTCGCTGAGGCGGTTGGTTCAGTCAGTGAGCGGTGCTCCGTGGAGGACTCGTATACAGAAAGGGTGGGTGTTGCTCCTTGTCAAGGTTGTAAAGGGATGCTGGCGACGCATCAGACAGACGAGCCGTGCCTGACAGTTGCGGTGgtgccatcgccgctgcttctcgagAGCTTCTCGCCGCTGTCAACCCCCGAGCTGACGCCGTTTATCGtaccaccgccatcgccgccgccaactTCAGTTGACCTGGCGAATCTGCGAATGATGCTGCTGGCACCTGACGCACTCTCCACAGAGCCGCATACCGCTCCTTTCTGTGACGCCTTCAGCAGCAATGTGGAGTTGCGCGTGAACGCCGAAGCCGAGCTGACGACTCTGCGCCAGCAGAAGTCCTCGTCCGCTGTCATTGTTGAACACTCGCAGTGGAGGGGTGAAGAGGTCAACGAGGCCCTACAGACTGCTGGTTTCCCAATGGacagggcagcagcagcgatatCGATGGCGAGAATCACTGAGGTGTATTCTAACAActgcggcaccggtgccatCGATGCGCAGCCAGCGAAGATGaccacgccgccgcacgtAACCTTCCTTTCTgttgccagcagcggcaatgaCAGCGCTGGTGACGGATGTGAGGGCGCAGTGGTTAACTCCTGCATTTCCTCGGCTGGCGCTGGGAAGGTAGGCGCAGGCGGCACGGCGGTGCCCGCACCTCCATCACCGCATCCACCGCCCCACTCTGCCAtacttttctctcctcgcccccAGGggcgctctgctgccgcgtccgctgccgctacAGGCAAGGCGTGGCTGCTTTCGCCGATCCCGAGGCCTATACCGTCGAGGCCGCGCCTTTTTCAGTGCCTGCCGGAGTGCTCTGCAGGTTTGATCAAGCGCAGCCTGGAGATGATCCTCGAGACGGAGCGCCCCCCGTCCTTGTCTGATGAGTCGCCTGCGGTGAGGGACAGGGGGACTCCTGAGGGGTCCTCGCAGCCTCCAGCGCGCGGCGATACGGCGCAACAGGCACATTTGCGGAACCGCTGTGAAGGCCCTGATGTCGCCTCTGTCCCCATGGCCAACAGCACCACTCGTGGCTCCCTGCATCACGCTGGCGGCATCGTGGCTGGAGAGGACGACACCACCGACGCCACTTCACCGACGAAGCAACTCACTCACCGCAGGagcagccgcggccgccGGAGAAGTGGCTACCAAAGCTGTGACATCGGTGCAGGCACGCCGTGCCTGGCGAAGGCCTCAAAAGgatcaacagcagcaggctcACTACTGCCGCTGACATCACCGACACCACCGCGCTCGTTGCTAGCGGCGCGGTATTGGTCATCGTTCCGCCTCAGCGGTGGCCAAGGTAGCGGCCACCTCCTTCCGTGCCCTCAACGGCACCTACCGAGGCAGCTGGCAACGCCATTCGCCAACGTTGATACCACTGCCACTACAGGAAGAGCTTATCCATCGTTGTCATCTCCCGTGTCGCAGCAGTCAGTGGGCCTCGATTTGTCCTTGTTGTCCCTTACAGTGCAGTCCAGCTCCGCATCAGGACGTTCAACGAATTTATCTCTTCCCTGCACCCCGTCGCTGCATGCGTTTCCCATGCCTTGCAAGTCCCCGCCCAACTTGACATCCACAAtcgcgacgacggcgaccaGGCAGCGCTTCTCCGGCCGTGAAGGACTGAGCAGTCCTGCCTCTACGACTCGGAGCGGACCCGatcccctttctccccttccaTACGCTGACCCGCAGGGTGCCGTGTGGTGCCTCGACCCCAACTTAGCCAGAGGGGGCAGAGACGACAGCTgagcagtggaggaggaggagggaggcaatCACAGTCCTGCATCCTGTGTGGATGCACATCTCTTgtctgcaccaccgcagtTGGACGCGCTGGTCATCTACACTATTTCTGCAGCTGAGCTCCCCCACACTTCTGCATGGCACAGTAGCTTAGCGGAAACACCGAGTCGCTCGCCTCTGTTTAGTAGATCGATCAGTGCTGTGCAACCAGCGCTTCTGCTACGAGAGAGTCCCACGTAGTCTCTGgtgcagcccccccccctccctccctccctccctccctcgtctTGAAGGCGTGCCTGTGGATGCTCGGATGTGTGCGAGGGTGTGcacccccgcctctctctcactggAACGGGCGTCCCACAAAAGTCCGaagcgccgcaccgccggacgcctccttcgccccctccccttcattTGCCTCCAGTGCTACTCGTGCagtggtgcgcgtgcgctgatGTGTTTGTGCATTCCTCTGGCTCCTTCGTTTTCCCTATGAAGGACCGTATCCACGGCGCAGAGCAGTCGTCTCCGGCCTCCATCTTCCTCCTTCtatgtcgctgctgcttaagcgcgtgtatgtgcaaGCGTGTCTGCGGCGCCACTTGGTTGGCTACGATGGTCTCCGTGCATCTACAACATGCTCACGTATGTTGTCTTGTTGCTCTCAACCgccattttctctcttcctatTCGTTTAGTTTTGTTCTGTTTCCTCACATTCGCTCTCTCATCGCCGTCTgcgtcatctctctccctctcacggcagttgccccccccctctcccctatTGCTGCCTTTCACCCACCGTCTTGCACAGCACGACGTTTGACTGCGGGTGGTCGAGGTGCAGGCACACCCGCGATGGCATACAcgacttctctcttttcccctccccttccctcccctcccccttctctctctctctctcgctgtgtgcTGTGCGTCTATTActtaccccctccccttccctcataCTTCTTTCCAGCGGCCTCGTCGCATGTGCAAGCGCGCCCATGTTCAACGAGAAGAGTCAAACAGCAGCGAAGTCAGACAAACCCTAGACAGAAGTGCTTGCCAAGGGGCTTGGTGAAGGcggcacacacgtacatcaTTAGGTGGCTGCGGCATCTGTGATGAGCTGCTTTAtcgctctttctttgcttctcgGAGCGGGTGTGGCTGGAGAgagcctctctctgtgccacACACATTGCCTTCGCATCCTTCTCACGCCTTCAGAGCACGGGGAAGGTGAGGGGTGAGAAGACGGGTTTGAGgcgcaagggggaggggagggtgagcTGTCACTCATCGCCCGTCTCTACCTCTCTCACGCATGCTACGCTTCTATccgctcccttccccctctcaacccagcagcggtgctctccCTTCATCAGCCATTTActccctcgtcctcttcctcacttcCTTCCCCGTGCACGTGTTTAGGTGTTCTATGTAGGCATGCGGGATTCTCCTtgactgtgtgtgtctcaCCCGCCCTGGCGTCCAACTTCCATCACTACACAGCTTTGCCCTCACACGCTTTTTCGTGTAGATGCGAGGACACTGCCATCCGCATCATCCCAGAGCTTCGTGTTGTCGagcagcgaaggaaaaagaggtggGCGTAGTGCTTCCGTTCTTCCATCCCCTCAgtgagtgaaagagagagagccagagAGCACAATCGCAAGACgcgtgtgagcgtgtgtctGCAGGGGCACGCAGGAGGGCGTGCCAAACGCTCAACGTGGCCGGTTCTGCCGGCattgctcgtgtgtgtgtgtgtgtgtgtgtgtgtgtgtgtgtgcgtgtactGCGCTGTCCTGATCCCCTtggtctccctctctcgtctcacctctcttttACCCATTCACCCCGCTCGCACTACACGGGTGATCACCTGACAATCAAACGTGTACCCCCACAcccccccttcacacacacgcactgtaCTCGTCGAATCCGGTCATTTTCCTTCCACATTGGAGGCCAGAAATGGCCTTCTTCCTCAAGGCCCTCGGCTTGTCTGACAGCATCCCGGGCTTTCCCTTCACCCCTGCCGCTAATGATCCCGGTCGCGCTGTGTACACCTCACCGCAGATGTGCTGGACGCTGCGGTTCGGCACGCCGAGCGACGATGCTCAGACGCGGGTGTCCATCTTTACCTGCCCTATCTCCTCGACGACTAtggcaggcagcagcggcaacagcgagcTGCTAAAGCAGCTGGCCCAAAACACTATACGCCGCGCGAAGAGTCTTATGATTCCAGGGTTTCTTAAGTGCCACGGCGCTGTCGAGTATGGCGACACGATCTACATCGCAACAGAGCCGTGCGTGCCTCTGAAAGACGTTTTGGAGAGTCGAGAGCTGCGGAGGCACTACTGCGGACAGACGAACGAGGAGTATACCGCTTCCGTCGCCTACGGCCTGGACACGGTGAGCGGCGCACTCGCGGCACTTCAATCAAACAGGCTGGTGCATGGCAACGTACACTGTGGATCCATCTTTATCTCCACCGTGTCGGGGTTCTGGCGGCTGTTTGGGTTGGAGTTCATCTCTGCGACGGACGAGGTGGCGAGTGGCATCCCCAGCTGCCTCCTCGAATCTGCGCGACGAGCTGGAATGATCGTCGGGTATCGCTGCCCGCCGGagctgggcagcagcagcggcggcgacgtctCCAGGGAGGATCCTGTGGCGGCTGTGGACGCATGGGGCCTAGCCTGCTTGGTGTACGAGACGGTGGGGGTGACGGCCGAGGAGGCGATCAACGGCAGGCTGAACTCACTGACGCACAGCCTTAGCGCGGCAGAACTGCGCAACGTGTGCCGTCAGAGCCTGCCCAAGTCTCTGCACCAGGGCTGCAGCAACCTCACCGCGCCAAACCCGCGTCTGCGTAAGCCGATTGCGTCCTTCTCCGAGGGCTGCGAGTTTGTGAAGAAGAGCACGTTTGTACAGTACATGAAGGCTCTctcggagctgctgctgatggatctctcgcagcaggtgcacctGGCCGAGTCGTTGACTGGGCTAGTGGAGGAGTTTCCACTGCGGGCGTGTCTCTGCTTCGTTCTACCGCGGCTCGGCGAGCTCgtccgcgctgctgcaaaGACCGATGGCAGCACCGGAGCGACAGGGGTGTCGATTGGGCCGGTGGCCGACCCTGTCTTGAGGGTCGCGgagcgcaccgcagcgggcGAGGACTTTGATGAGTATGTCACACCCGTGCTTGTGCAGCTTTACCGGTCAACAGATGCGCTGTTGCGCTACAAACTGCTCGTCGGCGCTGAGGCCTACGCCGCGAAGGTGTCCTCCGCATCACTGAACAACACTATTTGGCCGCTCTACGTCAAGGGGTTTGCGTACTCGGCGCCCAGTGTGCGAGAGTACAGTGCGCGCGCACTGGTGCACCTCGCTCCGCACATGTCAGGGAGCATCCTTGGCGACCAGGTGCCGAAGGccctggcgcagctgcagcgcgatgcGGACGGAGCGCTGCGCGCCAACGCCACAATAGCTCTCAACTTCGTCTCGGAGCACATTACACCCCCGTTGCAGCGGGCAATGGTGATGCTGACGTACTGCCGTCCGATGTTGCGAGACGCGTTCGAACCTTcgcgggtggcggcgctgcggtcaCTGCACGGGTCTCTTGAATGCCTGTCAGAGAAGCAGCTCGCAGAGTTGGTGCTGCCAGCCGTATCGCCACTAACCGTCGACCCGACATCCGCCGAGAGTCGCACGgctgcgctgtcgctccTGAAGGCGTCCCTGGCGAAGTTGGAGGTTCATCACAAGCAGCTCTCCGTGCAGCAGgtgactgccgctgccaacaGGAGCACAGATGCCTCGTCGACAAGCCTTCCTGTTCCTGTAACTGTGCCGGCCGGGACTACATCGAAAATGTGGGGGCTGCTAGGGGGCTTCACCATATCCTCGACCTCGCCTGCTGCGGAGCAGTGCCCGCAGCACGTCGATGCCGCCTCAACGCCCATGCCGTCAGGTGCTGCTAGTCCGCTGCATGTGACCCCAGCAGTCACTGTATTGCCGACACCGGAGGTCACGGTGGCTTCCTTggagggtggcggcggcagtggctggAGTGATGATAGTGAAGCGGATGCATCGGACAAGGACGACGGCGAGAGAAAGGCTAACGCTTTTCGTGGGAGCTCTCTGTTTTCCAAGGCCCCCGCGACACTACTGCACACGCCAGCGGCGCCCTTCTCCGCTGGGACGCAGCCATTGTCTACTACTGTatcctctgccgcctctaCAGTGAGTGCTGGTTGCGGTGCTCATGGGCCTATATCTTCGCTTCCAGGgctcgcctcctcgccgctgtcTCAGACAATACCGACCGTGTCGAGCGCCAGCAGTGTATCAAGCCGAACCGGCATCAATAGTTTAGTCGGCGGCATCGGTGGCGCCACGCCTCTTGGTGTTGGCGGGGGCActggcagcgccactgcgggCGCTGCTAGCGGACCGATGAAGCTACGCAAGAAGGGCGGGCTCGGAGCGGCCCGGCTGGACTGAGGGGAAAGCGGAGTGCGTCTGCTCGGTCGCTCAGCTatacgcacatacgcacacgtgtgtgtatgtgtgcgcaGAGTTAGCAGAGAGGGACTG
Encoded here:
- a CDS encoding hypothetical protein (TriTrypDB/GeneDB-style sysID: LpmP.21.1020); translation: MDSEAGMHNDDCDDAQSLVLPVEEGASSAVIVDAAHAGHHDVSCSLSEATAASTLAFPLPTPAARLFTSRRLVSDASSVAGMRPLRWPSTSSPRTLGSSVVTFAPSTQYDQCRQRTNVALRRADDVSRLALPGPFLESPLSFMLAPEGLVTDPALRAVRLPHPRDITSRPPILSPQRAPSSTQSEDLRDVTVKDFNDTSSSADSACSTNSSSTTLLDSDTPAVRPRTPPSLALGLLLPNASLRAPSDGRHWSFPLVTGDMGSSVVAAVSATADASTPSLTDISDVSFTLLEPEKLGSTATHWLAEAVGSVSERCSVEDSYTERVGVAPCQGCKGMLATHQTDEPCLTVAVVPSPLLLESFSPLSTPELTPFIVPPPSPPPTSVDLANLRMMLLAPDALSTEPHTAPFCDAFSSNVELRVNAEAELTTLRQQKSSSAVIVEHSQWRGEEVNEALQTAGFPMDRAAAAISMARITEVYSNNCGTGAIDAQPAKMTTPPHVTFLSVASSGNDSAGDGCEGAVVNSCISSAGAGKVGAGGTAVPAPPSPHPPPHSAILFSPRPQGRSAAASAAATGKAWLLSPIPRPIPSRPRLFQCLPECSAGLIKRSLEMILETERPPSLSDESPAVRDRGTPEGSSQPPARGDTAQQAHLRNRCEGPDVASVPMANSTTRGSLHHAGGIVAGEDDTTDATSPTKQLTHRRSSRGRRRSGYQSCDIGAGTPCLAKASKGSTAAGSLLPLTSPTPPRSLLAARYWSSFRLSGGQGSGHLLPCPQRHLPRQLATPFANVDTTATTGRAYPSLSSPVSQQSVGLDLSLLSLTVQSSSASGRSTNLSLPCTPSLHAFPMPCKSPPNLTSTIATTATRQRFSGREGLSSPASTTRSGPDPLSPLPYADPQGAVWCLDPNLARGGRDDS
- a CDS encoding hypothetical protein (TriTrypDB/GeneDB-style sysID: LpmP.21.1030), with product MAFFLKALGLSDSIPGFPFTPAANDPGRAVYTSPQMCWTLRFGTPSDDAQTRVSIFTCPISSTTMAGSSGNSELLKQLAQNTIRRAKSLMIPGFLKCHGAVEYGDTIYIATEPCVPLKDVLESRELRRHYCGQTNEEYTASVAYGLDTVSGALAALQSNRLVHGNVHCGSIFISTVSGFWRLFGLEFISATDEVASGIPSCLLESARRAGMIVGYRCPPELGSSSGGDVSREDPVAAVDAWGLACLVYETVGVTAEEAINGRLNSLTHSLSAAELRNVCRQSLPKSLHQGCSNLTAPNPRLRKPIASFSEGCEFVKKSTFVQYMKALSELLLMDLSQQVHLAESLTGLVEEFPLRACLCFVLPRLGELVRAAAKTDGSTGATGVSIGPVADPVLRVAERTAAGEDFDEYVTPVLVQLYRSTDALLRYKLLVGAEAYAAKVSSASLNNTIWPLYVKGFAYSAPSVREYSARALVHLAPHMSGSILGDQVPKALAQLQRDADGALRANATIALNFVSEHITPPLQRAMVMLTYCRPMLRDAFEPSRVAALRSLHGSLECLSEKQLAELVLPAVSPLTVDPTSAESRTAALSLLKASLAKLEVHHKQLSVQQVTAAANRSTDASSTSLPVPVTVPAGTTSKMWGLLGGFTISSTSPAAEQCPQHVDAASTPMPSGAASPLHVTPAVTVLPTPEVTVASLEGGGGSGWSDDSEADASDKDDGERKANAFRGSSLFSKAPATLLHTPAAPFSAGTQPLSTTVSSAASTVSAGCGAHGPISSLPGLASSPLSQTIPTVSSASSVSSRTGINSLVGGIGGATPLGVGGGTGSATAGAASGPMKLRKKGGLGAARLD